One Pelotomaculum isophthalicicum JI genomic region harbors:
- a CDS encoding ABC transporter ATP-binding protein produces the protein MRESVIAARDLVKRFADFEAVKGVNFTVFGGECFGLLGPNGAGKTSIAKMIYGFSPVTAGKLEVFGEDIMKRARDIKAKVGVVPQEDNLDPELSVWENLLVCAGYFRMPKDLAQKRAGDILNFMDLTDKSGEVVEHLSGGLKRRLTIGRALLNQPALLILDEPTTGLDPYARHLVWQRLKKLKESGTTMLLTTHYLEEADQLCDRLIVLHQGEILEQGAPRELIERHTGNDALELGVEPARHGILVAGCEDLVKARQVLGDDLVLFTDHGRELAERMSGKAAALGIPVGYQRLRPANLEDVFLKLTGETLDEE, from the coding sequence ATGAGAGAAAGCGTTATTGCGGCAAGGGACCTGGTCAAAAGATTTGCTGATTTTGAAGCGGTAAAAGGGGTCAACTTCACTGTTTTCGGGGGAGAATGCTTTGGATTGCTCGGGCCGAACGGAGCGGGGAAAACCTCCATAGCGAAAATGATCTACGGGTTTTCCCCTGTTACCGCCGGAAAACTTGAGGTTTTTGGGGAAGATATCATGAAGAGGGCGAGAGATATCAAGGCCAAAGTCGGGGTAGTGCCACAGGAGGATAACCTTGACCCGGAATTATCCGTCTGGGAAAACCTCCTGGTTTGCGCCGGCTACTTCAGGATGCCTAAAGACCTGGCCCAAAAGCGGGCCGGGGACATTTTGAATTTTATGGATTTGACGGACAAGTCCGGCGAGGTGGTGGAGCACCTGTCCGGCGGTCTTAAGCGGCGATTAACTATCGGCAGGGCGTTGCTCAATCAGCCGGCGCTTTTGATCCTGGACGAGCCCACCACAGGCCTGGACCCCTATGCCCGCCACCTGGTCTGGCAGCGCTTAAAGAAACTGAAGGAATCGGGCACTACCATGCTCTTGACCACCCACTATCTGGAGGAGGCCGACCAGCTTTGCGACAGGCTCATCGTGCTTCACCAGGGGGAAATATTAGAACAGGGCGCGCCCCGGGAATTGATTGAGCGTCACACTGGCAATGACGCCCTGGAACTGGGAGTGGAGCCCGCGCGGCACGGGATTCTCGTGGCTGGTTGCGAGGATTTAGTCAAGGCCCGCCAGGTGCTGGGGGACGATCTGGTATTGTTTACCGACCACGGCAGGGAACTGGCTGAAAGGATGTCCGGCAAGGCCGCCGCCCTGGGTATTCCTGTAGGCTACCAGAGGCTGAGGCCGGCCAACCTGGAAGATGTGTTTCTGAAACTTACAGGCGAAACGCTTGACGAGGAATAA
- a CDS encoding radical SAM/SPASM domain-containing protein, with the protein MGISDYGAWLEQAAVFIREYARINPGYSPRVLTDILKRKYLLDNEDAEKLTNLAVKELNRAKLGLAALELNLTFNCNLTCEYCFIREKSAHDRMNFTTARNAIDLLMERASFPMVNITLIGGEPLLEFNLIKQIVPYALEAAKKRNLAITWAVTTNGTLVSEDILKFFSQYNINMLLSMDGGPETHGRYRRTKNGEGTWHKIAYSIPLMKMYQPWLGVRMTVSNAAIDSMREDFKQLVDLGINQFIIAPAQGAKSWSREEITRYGLNLLKILMDYHALKQKGVPIFIEEFEKGENEYSGWGCRAGSTSLAVAPNGDVSPCSKLLGLTGEVGRCIVGNVNTEIDVHLLEPFKNPIIRQQQSCKRCSRKCTGGCYAVNFEQTGDHFTPSEENCLFWVVCQEAKRISGLMRSGYNIHNRFITKERWG; encoded by the coding sequence ATGGGAATAAGTGACTACGGCGCCTGGCTTGAGCAGGCGGCGGTTTTTATCAGGGAGTATGCCAGAATCAATCCTGGGTACTCCCCCCGGGTTCTTACGGATATTCTGAAAAGGAAATATTTATTGGATAACGAGGACGCGGAAAAATTGACTAACCTGGCTGTAAAGGAGTTAAACCGGGCCAAACTCGGATTGGCGGCATTGGAATTGAACCTGACCTTTAACTGCAATTTAACTTGTGAATACTGTTTTATTCGCGAAAAAAGCGCTCATGACAGAATGAATTTTACCACGGCCAGGAATGCCATCGATCTGCTGATGGAGCGGGCGTCCTTTCCGATGGTAAATATAACCTTGATCGGCGGGGAACCTCTGCTGGAATTTAATTTAATCAAGCAGATTGTGCCCTATGCCCTGGAAGCCGCGAAAAAGCGCAACCTGGCCATTACTTGGGCGGTAACCACCAATGGCACTTTAGTCAGTGAAGATATTTTAAAATTCTTTTCGCAATATAATATCAACATGTTGTTGAGTATGGACGGCGGTCCGGAAACTCATGGCCGCTACCGCCGGACAAAAAACGGTGAAGGCACCTGGCACAAAATCGCCTATTCAATCCCGCTGATGAAAATGTACCAGCCCTGGCTGGGGGTAAGGATGACTGTAAGCAACGCCGCCATAGACAGCATGAGGGAAGATTTTAAGCAACTTGTGGACCTGGGCATCAATCAGTTCATTATCGCCCCCGCGCAAGGCGCCAAGAGCTGGAGCAGGGAGGAGATCACACGGTACGGCCTCAACCTGTTAAAAATATTGATGGACTATCATGCTTTAAAGCAGAAAGGTGTTCCCATTTTTATTGAGGAGTTCGAGAAGGGTGAAAATGAGTATTCCGGTTGGGGCTGCCGGGCCGGCAGCACGTCGCTGGCTGTGGCGCCAAACGGAGATGTCAGTCCCTGTTCCAAGTTGCTGGGCTTGACCGGTGAGGTCGGCAGGTGTATCGTAGGCAATGTTAATACTGAGATCGATGTCCATTTGCTGGAACCGTTCAAAAATCCAATTATACGTCAACAACAGAGTTGTAAGCGCTGCTCCAGAAAATGCACCGGAGGCTGCTACGCGGTAAATTTTGAACAAACCGGCGATCACTTTACCCCGTCTGAAGAGAATTGCCTGTTCTGGGTAGTTTGTCAGGAAGCCAAAAGGATATCCGGATTGATGCGGTCGGGTTATAATATTCATAATAGATTTATTACGAAGGAACGATGGGGTTAA
- a CDS encoding MBL fold metallo-hydrolase, translating into MRFCSLSSCSYANSVLVQDSNTCILIDCGLRKRDIRPFLQEAGLSPGDLDAVLVTHCHTDHIYGLKFLCQEKNLPVYSTPGILNELHKLCHFKTIPELTAFGGNAVEKIGSLSVTHFRLSQDVETIGFVIGGGDGERMGFITDTGYVPESCLEAFQSLDYLYIESNHDVNMYKKSTKPWHVIRRNLGPTGHLSNAQCGLALQAMDLKNCKLVVLGHLSENDNEPSIAVNNARRHLAANIPLFSAPARVPGTWSDRPPALPHL; encoded by the coding sequence TTGAGATTCTGCAGCCTTTCATCCTGCAGCTACGCCAACAGCGTTTTGGTGCAGGACAGCAATACATGTATACTCATCGACTGTGGTCTCAGGAAAAGAGATATCCGGCCATTCCTGCAAGAGGCCGGCTTGTCGCCGGGTGATCTCGACGCGGTTCTGGTAACCCACTGTCATACCGATCATATTTACGGACTAAAATTTCTTTGCCAGGAAAAAAATCTTCCTGTCTACTCAACTCCGGGCATATTAAATGAACTGCATAAACTCTGCCATTTTAAAACAATTCCGGAATTAACCGCCTTCGGCGGCAACGCCGTGGAAAAAATCGGCAGTCTTTCGGTAACTCATTTCAGACTGTCCCAAGATGTTGAAACAATCGGCTTTGTTATCGGTGGCGGTGACGGCGAGCGGATGGGGTTTATCACTGATACCGGTTATGTCCCGGAAAGCTGCCTTGAAGCTTTTCAATCACTTGATTACTTGTATATTGAGTCAAACCACGATGTAAACATGTATAAAAAATCAACAAAGCCATGGCATGTAATCAGGCGCAACCTGGGTCCCACCGGGCACCTCTCAAATGCGCAGTGCGGACTGGCGCTGCAAGCCATGGATCTAAAAAACTGCAAGCTGGTTGTACTGGGCCACCTCAGCGAGAACGACAATGAGCCCTCCATAGCCGTAAACAACGCCCGGCGCCACTTGGCGGCAAACATACCTCTATTCAGCGCGCCCGCCCGGGTTCCGGGCACTTGGTCGGATCGGCCTCCCGCATTGCCGCATTTGTAA
- a CDS encoding type II toxin-antitoxin system VapC family toxin, with protein sequence MELKKGLRLFIDTAPIIYFIEEHTDYSDEVSYIFSRTAEGAIQVITSVITLIEVLTKPYKLGRTDIVSIYKDFFYNSKGFMVMDITADIAELSAKIRAKFGFKLPDSIQLAIFEYSGCDY encoded by the coding sequence ATGGAATTAAAGAAGGGTTTACGACTATTTATTGATACCGCCCCGATAATATACTTTATTGAGGAACATACCGATTACAGCGATGAGGTCTCCTATATATTTAGTAGGACAGCCGAAGGGGCTATACAGGTGATTACATCAGTTATTACCTTGATTGAGGTTTTAACAAAGCCCTATAAGCTTGGGAGAACTGACATTGTAAGCATATACAAAGATTTCTTTTACAATTCAAAAGGCTTTATGGTCATGGATATTACCGCCGATATAGCAGAATTGAGCGCAAAAATAAGGGCCAAATTTGGTTTTAAGCTACCAGATTCTATCCAACTGGCTATTTTTGAATATAGCGGTTGTGACTATTAA
- a CDS encoding LL-diaminopimelate aminotransferase: MNRAKRIDNLSAGVFNEMEERKRRVEARGLEVINIGVGSPDLPPAPHIVEALRRAVEKPRNYTYPLVGLRSLREAVAGRYKKRFNVDLDPGSEVLELMGSQDGLAHLAMAYIDPGDVALVPDPGYPIYEFGIILAGGEIYPLPLLPENRFLPDFDAIPEEVARRAKMLWLNYPNNPTAAIADSEFFERAVAFARRHDILVCHDVAYAELAYDGFKPVSFLETPGAKEVGVEFFSLSKTYNMAGCRLGFAVGNAGVLADLALIKSNIDYGVFYAVQEAGVAALSGPQDCVAATAATYQGRRDVLVDGLAALGWSMPKPQASMFVWAPLPPGYSDSAGFAAELLEKAGVIVIPGVAFGRRGEGYVRIALVKEEKVLSEVVRRVGENFRFK; the protein is encoded by the coding sequence ATGAACAGGGCAAAGCGAATAGACAACTTATCCGCCGGTGTATTTAACGAAATGGAAGAGCGCAAGAGAAGGGTGGAGGCACGTGGCCTGGAAGTGATCAACATCGGCGTCGGCAGCCCAGACCTGCCCCCGGCGCCGCATATTGTGGAGGCTCTGCGCCGCGCGGTGGAGAAGCCGCGGAATTACACCTACCCGCTGGTAGGTCTCCGGTCCCTTCGCGAAGCGGTGGCGGGGCGGTATAAAAAGCGCTTTAACGTTGATCTGGACCCGGGCTCGGAGGTGCTGGAATTAATGGGCTCGCAGGACGGTTTGGCCCACCTGGCCATGGCGTACATCGACCCGGGGGACGTGGCGCTGGTGCCGGACCCCGGCTACCCGATCTACGAGTTTGGCATAATCCTGGCCGGCGGGGAAATTTACCCGCTGCCGCTTTTGCCGGAAAACCGTTTTCTGCCTGATTTTGACGCCATTCCTGAGGAAGTGGCGCGCCGGGCGAAAATGCTCTGGCTGAATTACCCGAACAACCCGACGGCGGCAATAGCTGATAGTGAGTTTTTTGAAAGGGCTGTCGCATTCGCCCGCCGCCATGATATCCTGGTTTGCCATGACGTGGCTTACGCCGAACTGGCATATGACGGATTTAAGCCGGTGAGTTTTCTCGAAACGCCCGGCGCGAAGGAAGTAGGCGTCGAGTTTTTCTCTCTTTCCAAAACCTACAATATGGCCGGCTGCCGCTTGGGTTTCGCGGTGGGCAACGCCGGTGTGCTGGCCGACCTGGCGTTGATTAAGTCCAATATTGACTACGGGGTGTTTTACGCGGTGCAGGAGGCCGGCGTGGCCGCTTTGAGCGGGCCGCAGGATTGTGTGGCCGCAACCGCCGCCACCTACCAGGGAAGGCGTGATGTGCTGGTGGACGGGTTGGCCGCTTTGGGCTGGTCCATGCCCAAACCGCAGGCTTCCATGTTTGTTTGGGCGCCGCTGCCGCCAGGGTACAGTGATTCTGCAGGCTTTGCCGCCGAGTTGCTGGAAAAGGCCGGCGTTATTGTCATACCAGGCGTGGCTTTCGGGCGGCGGGGCGAGGGGTATGTCCGGATCGCCCTGGTCAAGGAAGAAAAAGTGCTGAGTGAGGTTGTGCGCCGGGTAGGCGAAAACTTCCGGTTTAAATAA
- a CDS encoding sugar kinase, translated as MEKQTIKIGVIGGPFDRVTAVLEEFEPGQKDFIIHPEQCGFASRSVPEPTGREVEITLPARLHPTVLDMNRFSPVRPGGGGMGIAIGIYLKAKVRSTTNPEIVVSGERPLVATHFAKVIKEILGYRGGFEIELYDHKRRHVGLGSTTGSMTAACIGMNEVLGRPFTNRELRRIVGYNACEESPRANGCLIRGFETGIGAMASVNGGIIIATDNLEMIYRAAMPDTKVVIVIPDVPSLEDEFTGKETAAESEVEVLMRRGRYLDYLQSGVKAQIILLDMMPAMVQGNLKGIGDALFDICFLGSKRAECEQHGIAGTQIYNYIASFREAGAELAGMSSVGPTIFALTQKPEVPDRLLELLESRGNAKSRIMVTEVDNIGARVTENGVERNYINESWLSG; from the coding sequence ATGGAAAAACAAACAATTAAAATAGGGGTCATCGGCGGGCCGTTTGACCGGGTTACCGCTGTGCTCGAAGAATTTGAACCGGGCCAGAAGGATTTTATCATACACCCGGAACAATGCGGCTTCGCCTCAAGATCCGTTCCTGAGCCCACCGGGAGAGAAGTTGAAATAACCTTACCCGCCCGTCTGCACCCGACAGTGCTGGACATGAACAGGTTTAGCCCCGTCCGGCCGGGCGGCGGGGGGATGGGCATCGCTATCGGCATTTACCTGAAAGCCAAGGTGCGCTCGACCACAAACCCGGAAATCGTGGTGAGCGGAGAGCGGCCCCTGGTTGCCACTCATTTTGCCAAGGTTATCAAGGAGATCCTTGGCTACCGGGGCGGGTTTGAAATCGAGTTGTACGACCACAAGCGCCGGCATGTCGGTTTGGGGTCGACCACCGGTTCGATGACCGCGGCCTGCATCGGCATGAACGAAGTCCTCGGCCGGCCCTTCACCAACAGGGAACTGCGCCGGATTGTCGGCTACAACGCCTGTGAGGAAAGCCCGCGTGCCAACGGCTGCCTGATCCGCGGCTTTGAAACCGGCATCGGGGCGATGGCCAGTGTCAACGGGGGAATAATAATAGCAACCGATAATTTAGAAATGATTTACCGGGCGGCCATGCCGGACACGAAAGTCGTCATCGTCATTCCCGACGTCCCCAGTCTGGAAGATGAGTTCACCGGTAAAGAAACAGCCGCCGAGTCGGAAGTGGAAGTTCTAATGAGGCGCGGCCGGTACCTTGATTACTTACAAAGCGGCGTCAAGGCGCAGATAATCCTGCTGGACATGATGCCGGCCATGGTGCAGGGCAACCTGAAGGGAATCGGCGACGCCCTGTTTGACATCTGCTTCCTCGGTTCCAAACGGGCCGAGTGCGAGCAGCACGGCATCGCGGGCACGCAGATTTACAACTATATCGCCAGTTTCCGGGAAGCGGGCGCCGAATTGGCCGGTATGAGTTCGGTCGGGCCGACGATATTCGCTTTGACTCAAAAACCGGAAGTACCGGACAGGCTGCTGGAATTACTTGAGTCACGGGGTAATGCGAAGAGCCGGATCATGGTTACCGAAGTGGACAACATCGGCGCGCGCGTTACGGAAAACGGCGTGGAAAGGAACTATATCAATGAAAGCTGGTTGTCGGGTTAA
- a CDS encoding phosphoribosylanthranilate isomerase gives MKAGCRVKICGITNIEDAKLSAGEGADYIGVVIEVSYSPRSQTVKSAEPIFANAPVPAVALVHEMQPDRLTELVTCLKPFAVQFLSQDGAAMAGQLKKIAPGMEIWQSLFLPASGDSSSAFDCGTMLKQVEQCKEAGVDAVVLDTAAVINGVVRFGGTGTTGRWDQAAQVVADSTLPAFLAGGIKPENVREAVESVRPYGIDLCSGVELHTGIKSLAKLRSLMEEVQKAGGINKC, from the coding sequence ATGAAAGCTGGTTGTCGGGTTAAAATTTGCGGTATAACCAATATTGAAGACGCCAAACTGTCCGCCGGGGAAGGAGCGGATTATATCGGCGTGGTAATCGAAGTATCTTACTCGCCGCGTTCACAAACAGTGAAAAGCGCGGAGCCGATCTTCGCCAACGCCCCTGTTCCGGCGGTGGCCCTGGTTCATGAGATGCAGCCGGACCGCCTGACGGAACTGGTGACGTGTCTGAAACCCTTTGCCGTCCAGTTCCTCAGCCAGGACGGGGCGGCCATGGCCGGACAACTCAAGAAAATCGCGCCCGGCATGGAAATCTGGCAATCTCTTTTCTTGCCGGCGTCCGGAGACAGCTCATCGGCGTTCGACTGCGGGACCATGCTAAAGCAGGTTGAGCAGTGCAAGGAGGCTGGCGTGGACGCAGTGGTTTTGGATACCGCGGCGGTAATTAACGGGGTGGTCAGGTTCGGCGGTACCGGCACAACCGGCCGGTGGGACCAGGCCGCCCAGGTGGTGGCGGATTCCACCCTGCCGGCTTTCCTGGCCGGCGGGATCAAACCGGAAAACGTCAGAGAGGCGGTTGAAAGTGTCCGGCCTTACGGCATTGACCTTTGTTCGGGCGTGGAGTTGCACACCGGCATAAAAAGCCTGGCCAAATTGCGCTCGTTAATGGAAGAAGTACAAAAGGCGGGGGGAATAAACAAGTGTTAA
- a CDS encoding zinc-dependent dehydrogenase codes for MKAAVMHGKGDIRLESVPAPIAGEGEIIVKVRASGICATDIKMLLGQGSPKDLPAILGHEVSGIIAQTGPGVQNYAIGERVAVYPIAVCGECFFCKSGRHNLCLHEFGLSHGIDGGFAEYVRIPKQIINIGGVVKLPDHIPFDKAAVAEPLSCCLAAARATGTGAGDNVLVVGAGPMGLMHLKTALWHKARVMVTDIRPDRLALAEKIGAAACLDVNSDDVAGEVRRLTGGLGADIVIASLGVPEVMERYFPAVRNGGIFNIFGGPPAGQPVPVDLRWIHYSEIVLTGTFASTPADFQLAVSLIGSGEIEVDDLISHRYTLDDMLDAVEQARRQEIIKGVVLIPEGD; via the coding sequence ATGAAAGCCGCCGTCATGCACGGCAAGGGGGATATCCGGCTGGAATCCGTGCCCGCTCCCATCGCTGGAGAGGGAGAAATCATCGTCAAGGTCAGGGCATCAGGCATCTGCGCCACCGACATCAAGATGCTTTTAGGCCAGGGATCGCCGAAAGATTTGCCGGCGATACTTGGCCATGAGGTTAGCGGCATCATCGCCCAAACCGGGCCGGGCGTGCAAAATTACGCGATCGGCGAGCGGGTGGCCGTCTACCCCATCGCCGTGTGCGGCGAGTGTTTTTTCTGCAAGAGCGGCAGACACAACCTCTGCCTGCATGAATTCGGGCTGTCGCACGGCATTGACGGCGGCTTTGCCGAATACGTGCGCATCCCGAAACAAATCATTAACATCGGCGGCGTGGTTAAACTGCCGGACCACATCCCCTTCGACAAAGCGGCTGTGGCCGAGCCGCTGTCCTGCTGCCTGGCGGCGGCACGCGCCACCGGGACGGGCGCCGGCGACAACGTGCTGGTGGTCGGCGCCGGGCCGATGGGCCTGATGCACCTGAAGACCGCGCTATGGCACAAGGCCAGGGTGATGGTTACCGATATCCGCCCGGACAGGCTCGCGCTGGCTGAAAAAATAGGCGCCGCTGCCTGCCTGGACGTGAACAGCGATGACGTGGCCGGTGAAGTGCGCCGACTGACGGGCGGGCTTGGCGCGGATATCGTCATTGCCTCCCTTGGTGTGCCGGAAGTGATGGAGCGGTACTTCCCGGCTGTGCGCAACGGCGGCATATTCAATATCTTCGGCGGCCCGCCGGCGGGGCAGCCGGTCCCGGTGGACCTGCGCTGGATTCACTACTCTGAGATCGTGCTTACCGGAACCTTCGCCTCCACTCCCGCCGACTTTCAACTGGCGGTCTCTTTAATCGGCAGCGGTGAAATCGAAGTGGACGACCTTATTTCCCACCGCTACACGCTGGACGATATGCTGGACGCGGTGGAGCAAGCCCGCAGGCAGGAAATTATCAAGGGTGTTGTGTTAATACCGGAGGGGGACTAA
- a CDS encoding class I fructose-bisphosphate aldolase: MDGFSVRLNRILRPDTGRSLVVAIDHGMALGPMTGLKNVGETVSRLDATGLVDAWLVTKGIYRYAFEPVNKPGIILRISGGATISGPELTREGQTATLEDALAAGADAIATSAFIGSPYEHDTLTGLARAASECRKWNMPLLGVVGLGKINEDQKKDPRFIALGARVAAEHGADLVKTYYTEEGFEQVVAGCPVPILIAGGPKCETDLDTLKMIAGALNGGAKGIVMGRNVWQSPHPEALLAAVHGLIHRGFSVQEANDLLEDGINRG, encoded by the coding sequence ATGGATGGATTTTCAGTCAGACTGAACCGGATTTTACGGCCTGACACCGGGAGGTCCCTGGTGGTGGCCATCGACCACGGCATGGCCTTGGGCCCTATGACTGGGCTGAAGAATGTCGGAGAAACTGTATCCAGACTGGACGCCACCGGACTGGTGGACGCCTGGCTGGTGACAAAGGGTATTTACCGGTATGCTTTTGAGCCGGTAAACAAACCTGGTATTATTCTGCGGATTAGCGGCGGCGCCACCATTTCCGGCCCGGAGCTGACCCGGGAAGGACAGACCGCCACCCTGGAGGACGCACTGGCGGCCGGCGCCGACGCCATAGCTACTTCCGCCTTCATCGGCTCGCCTTATGAACACGACACTCTCACCGGACTTGCCCGGGCGGCCAGCGAGTGCCGCAAATGGAACATGCCGCTGCTGGGAGTGGTTGGTCTTGGGAAGATAAACGAAGACCAAAAGAAGGACCCCCGTTTCATCGCCCTGGGCGCGCGCGTGGCCGCCGAACACGGGGCGGATCTGGTAAAGACCTATTACACTGAAGAAGGCTTCGAGCAGGTAGTGGCCGGCTGCCCGGTGCCGATTTTGATCGCCGGCGGGCCGAAGTGCGAAACCGACCTGGACACCCTGAAAATGATCGCCGGCGCGCTCAACGGGGGCGCCAAAGGCATCGTCATGGGCCGCAACGTCTGGCAAAGCCCGCACCCGGAAGCGCTCCTGGCCGCCGTGCACGGACTTATCCACCGGGGCTTCAGCGTACAGGAAGCCAATGACCTGCTGGAGGACGGCATCAACCGGGGGTAA
- a CDS encoding type II toxin-antitoxin system VapC family toxin has product MSNYICLDASVFIKVLVVEEDSDKAIALMRRIIQSGQLIVLPPFAWAEIGTVLRKKRRRNELAVQEADDMWLEFKQFPGIKYLSDDDVIMDRAWKISRYFDMPTLYDATYLAVAEIVEERTSEICEFWTADERLFNALDGKKKYVMLLQKMC; this is encoded by the coding sequence ATGAGTAATTACATTTGCCTTGATGCGTCTGTGTTTATAAAAGTACTGGTAGTGGAAGAGGACAGCGATAAAGCTATAGCTTTAATGCGGAGGATTATTCAAAGTGGGCAATTGATCGTGCTGCCCCCGTTTGCATGGGCTGAAATTGGTACTGTTCTTAGAAAAAAGCGTAGAAGAAACGAGTTAGCCGTTCAGGAAGCAGACGACATGTGGCTTGAGTTTAAGCAGTTTCCTGGAATCAAGTATTTGTCAGACGATGATGTGATAATGGATCGGGCATGGAAAATCAGCCGCTATTTCGATATGCCCACATTGTATGATGCAACTTATTTGGCTGTAGCGGAGATCGTAGAGGAAAGGACCAGTGAAATTTGTGAGTTCTGGACTGCGGATGAAAGGCTCTTCAACGCCCTGGACGGGAAGAAGAAATACGTCATGCTCTTGCAGAAAATGTGCTGA
- a CDS encoding type II toxin-antitoxin system Phd/YefM family antitoxin, with product MRMVNVTDIRVGIREILSEVVKSREPVIILQRSKPVAYLVDAESFENMQRTDESESDVLTRSRKESLDRILKLRAKVMKKTGVHSDSTQLIRELREGSGRYE from the coding sequence ATGCGAATGGTAAATGTAACAGATATCAGGGTAGGTATACGTGAGATCCTGTCGGAAGTGGTAAAAAGCAGGGAACCAGTGATAATATTGCAACGTTCCAAACCCGTGGCATATCTCGTGGATGCAGAGTCTTTCGAAAATATGCAAAGAACTGATGAGTCGGAATCCGATGTCTTGACCAGAAGCAGGAAGGAAAGCCTTGACAGGATACTTAAATTGAGGGCTAAGGTAATGAAAAAAACCGGGGTTCATAGTGATTCCACTCAGTTAATCCGCGAGTTGCGGGAAGGGTCGGGACGCTATGAGTAA